The nucleotide window aatgataccttaacgtggggaaagggtttgggtattgccatgatcagcaaagctgtactagtcaggggccccCTTACTAGAATGGTTTGTTCTGAgcgatctgactaaagtctcccaccactacCTATCTgcagtgcccagcgtggtgatgaaaatggccaaaacccagacataactaaggacatgtctgatgactttgtcctgcagtggactacaaataactgcatttgttatataatatgcatatatgtattatatatatatatatatatatatatatatatatatatatatatatatatatatatgacaacaagcCGGAAGAAAAAGCGCTATTGTGTTTTTAATACACCACCTCaaggtctgatatatatatatatatatatatatatatatatatatatatatatatatatatatatatatatatatatatatatatatgtatatatatatatatatataaatatatatatatatatatatatatatatatatatatatatatatatatatatatatatatatatatatatatataaatatatatatatatatatatatatatatatatatatatatacatacatactttatatatatatatatatatatatatatatatatatatatatatatatatatatatatttatacacagaagGAAAGGTTTTCAATACCTGCACTAGGCGTTGGACTGCAGACATTAACACCGCAGGAATTTGATGAATATCACAACAAGCAGTGAAGCAAGAATGCCACATAATCCGTTTTCCAATGTTCAACCTGAACGAAAAGTCTGACTCTCACTGACctcaagaaaaaaattgaaaatgattgcACGAAAATAGTTTGTACTCATTAAGACAAACATGTTTGAGTAGCAAAAGTAGTGTACATAAAACTGgaaatttgaatttttgtgataagTAAAAGAATGGTGAAGGTAACAATGTGTGCAAGAAAGGAACGGATGGTTTTGAGTTTTATTTGgttatgtggaaagaatggagtAAGGCAAGTTACTGAAAGTATATGATCCAAAAGTGTTAAAACgagagaagaaataaaaatctGGAAAGCTCTGCACAGATGAATTGAAAGAGGTATTGGAAATAAAGGACCCCTGTATCCAGAATGCACATGAATACCTTACGGAAAAAGGTGAATAGTgcaatgttcattattattattattattattattattattattattattattattattattattattaacagctgagctacaatcctaattggaaaaacggggtgctataagccctagggctccaacaaggaaaatagcccagcgaggaaaggaaataaactacaagagaagtaacaattaatgaatataaaatagatcttccaaatataaaatatgaagagagacgtTAATATTTCGTTGTTATAATCATTATcaggaaagctacaaccctagttagaaaagctggatgctatgagcacaggggctccaacatgggaaaacagcccagtgaggaaaggaaataaatacactatatgaaatgtaatgagtagagaatgtaaaatatcttaagatcagtaacaacgttagaataaatatgaagagagactcgtgcctgtctgttcaacattaaaaccttCGCTACAAGTTTTTTAATGTACTGTAGTTGGATGTGTCTCTGGAGAGCATGTATATGAGGCGCTAATCTTGTGGAAGTTTACCTCAAAAGGGAGTTCATCCAGGAATTGAGAGCTAATATATGATTACGATATTCATTCTAGTGTTGCTTTTCTTTGGAGCTATTCTCAAACCTTTTCAGAGTAATGGCTTAGCGTTTAGAAATCATAGATATAGAGctttatttttctatacatattgCGGTTtctgcctcctggctagtacagcggtaacgtgttcgcctcgcataCGCATGGCAGCAGAGCGATCcccgcctgggaccgtgagtttaagctgtttactgcggaggacactgctgtggtttggaaccacagtggggggttgggcttgtccggctgacgttctggtgagcatctatcgtgatgatattggaactgaaaccagacacctttacctttatcttTTATATACTTTAATATCATTAGAACTTatattttatggataaataaacgaataaataaaaaaataaataaagaaaagtataCAAGTAAACCTACAATCAAGTACATGTCAACCTAAATACACAAATAACTGGGAAATACATCCTTCATATAAAACAAAGTCTtggaataatatttcaagtcaattcCTTTTTCACAAATATGTAATCCCCAATAAAATCTTTATCAACGTTGTAATCATAGAGCGAGTACCCCTTTGTCTCTATACTTTCAACAAAATCTTTGTCCATTTCGCTCGAGGACCCGTAATGCTCCAGGATCAAGGTTTTGATGTCCACGGAGTCCCAAGGAATCGTGCTCAGGATCTGTTGCTCGGCGCCTTCGACGTCCAAGGAGAAGAGGTCAACCTGTAGGAGGAACATGGGGAGTTTGTACTACAAGATGTTCGCAAACATGGCTCTCCTATAAGGTTTCAAGTTTTCAGCCTGGAtgctaattaatctctctctctctctctctctctctctctctctctctctctcattatacactcATTTCTACTTTTCCAGTGTGGAGAGGGTGTAAGTCTTTTGCATCCATGGCTCTGTTGTAAGGTTTTAGGTTTACAGCCTGGAagcttaacaatctctctctctctctctctctctctctctctctctctctctctctctctctctctctctgattatacaCTCATTTCTACTTTTCCAGTGTAATTTTAGGCAAAATTAACGGTCGCCAAACCGTTCAAGGTGAGAACCGCTAATATACCCAACAATATAAACcaccttttttgggctcgagccatgtcgttctgatggaagttcctcaaaggcagctttctacttgggatatttctgagtgatgtaccagagaatttaacctaagaagtatcacagggttctttCCCTTGGATATCCCGAGAAATATCGTGTATCCAACAGGGACGTGTTttaaacaagccacggctatccttcgccgaataaagttaaccttgtcttgaaggatatgggataggactgGACACGTAAgcgagagagctgttacaactTCCGATTCCAGAGTGCTACTACAAACTACAAATTTATCAGTTTTCTGAAGAAAcacactgtatcattattattattattattattattagctaagctataaccccaattggaaaagcagaatgctataagcccaacagctccaacagaaaaaaatagcccagtgaggaaaggaaataaggaaataaactatatgaaaagtactgaacaattaaaataaaatatcttaaaagcagtaacatcgttaaaacagacctgtcatatattaactataaaaagagacttatgtcagccagttcaacataaaaacatttccagcaagtttgaacttttgaagttctactgattcaactacccgattagggagatcattccacaacttggtcacagctggaataaaacttctagaattctgtgtagtattgagcctcatgatgcatcAGAAATCAGTTTTAGCTACGATGCACTAACCTTCGTAAGGTTGAGCGCCTTCCAGTACGTGATGAAGGGAAAGCACTGAGCCACCGCATAGGTTCTGAGATGTGTGTTTGCCTGGTACCTCTGAGCTCTTCCTGCGCCTTCTTGCAGGAAACTGCCACCCCGAATGACCCACATGGCCTGCGAGGTCGCCGCCTGTTCCCTGGTGTCCATCATCTCCAAAACCATCTCCTGGAGAAGATGTTTCAGAGGTAAgtctttgctactactactactactactcgacATACATATGGTTTGGTGGCTAATAGCAAAAAACAGGAATATGACCAATTGAAAATAGAATAGTGTATAAAAAGGTgatgcttgggttagagttctcaggcacactattctatctcattcctcttcctcttgttttgttaaagttttcatagtttacataggcaatatttatttaaatgttactgttcttgaaatattttatttttccttgtttcctttcctcactgggctattttccctgttgtagcttagcaagtaataatcataataataacatcagatgacaaacgacTAGTTAAGGAGGTAgtagaagatcaaataagagaaccgtattgggaatgttggggaaaaagtatcaagagaaatattcaataaatatattaatattgaagAAGTAAGAACGTTTAACAAGCAAGaactcaaaaagaaataaaaagaaaagtggcaaatgaaattataAGGAAAATAGACGAGAAGAAAGCAGAGATGAGCAAATTGAGTTTTGGGAATGGTAATAGCAGAAGTGActacataggagaacttaacactaatggggcagtaatagttatgaaaacaaggttgaatattattattatcattattattattattattattattattattactattattattattattattattattattattattatttgccaagctacaaccctatttggaaaagcaagatgatataagtccaggggccccaacatggaaaatagcccagtgagaaaggaaacaagggaaataaaatagtttaaggacagtaacaacattcaaataaatatttcctatagaaactaaaaaaaaaaaaaaaaaaacttatgtcagcctgctcaatataaaaacatttgctgcaagtttgaacttttgaagttctacattaGAGTATTTGTTTAGCTGTATCGAATTAGAAAAACTTAGATGCAATAGCATAGAATTAAGGACGTTAGAAGATGCCCTATATATTAGACAGACTATGAAAGTTAGAAATTAAAGTATGCAAACAGTGCTGTGTGTAggaattaactaatatcttttgcAGTTTGCAGCACTTTGCAAACTACAACCATAGTAGTGTGCCCTTATTGCGTGGATGAGCGACTGTCAACGAGGAACTTGGAACCTGGAACCTGTTGTTCCTGAATTCCAAATTCTTGGAACCTGGAACCTGTTGTTCCTGAATTCCAAATTCTTGGAACCTGGAACCTGTTGTTCCTGAATTCCAAATTCTTGAAACCTGGAACCTGTTGTTCCTGAATTCCAAATTCTTGGAACCTGGAACCTGTTGTTCCTGAATTCCAAATTCTTGGAACCTGGAACCTGTTGTTCCTAATTTCCAAATTCTTGGAACCTGGAACCTGTTGTTCCTAAATTCCAAATTCTTGGTAAATGTGCGTTATTGAGACAATTTATCTACCGGCACTCTGGAGTTACCTAAAACTATTTTTTAATTctgtgaaaaatatgaataaagaagaATTTAGACTTCCGTCAGATTGTTAACTCTAATGATGCAAAAACCTTACgtctaaaaagaaaagttattgACAAAATGGTGAACTATAATTTGTCTAAAACTGAAGCTAATCCATGAAGGGAA belongs to Palaemon carinicauda isolate YSFRI2023 chromosome 17, ASM3689809v2, whole genome shotgun sequence and includes:
- the LOC137656066 gene encoding protein Star-like, translating into MESWKYLHQRIIDLFKDSPPGFFIEAGALDGQYLSNTLHLEKEYGWTGLLVEPNPSSYNELLKKNRRCYSSNTCLAVTPYPKEMVLEMMDTREQAATSQAMWVIRGGSFLQEGAGRAQRYQANTHLRTYAVAQCFPFITYWKALNLTKVDLFSLDVEGAEQQILSTIPWDSVDIKTLILEHYGSSSEMDKDFVESIETKGYSLYDYNVDKDFIGDYIFVKKELT